The Niallia alba genome includes a window with the following:
- a CDS encoding carboxypeptidase M32, producing the protein MSTNQKEIEIQFLDYVKKIGAYNEALALIYWDLRTGAPKKGVDQRTEVIGVLSSELFALSTSTELESYLSILSEENIQKELSPITRKTVEEMKKDFDRNKKIPAQEHKEYVMLQSKAESVWEEAKEKADFALFQPYLEKLVEMNKRFIEYWGYKDNKYDVLLDMYEPGMTVSILDEVFSNVREKIVPLVHKIAESTNKPSTDFLYEPFSKENQEAFSLKVLQQVGYDFDAGRLDQTVHPFATGINPGDVRITTKYDESDFRVAVFGTIHEVGHALYEQNISKELVGTPLCSGTSMGIHESQSLFYENFVGRNLSFWRHNYETLKSYTNGQFDQVPVEEFYRAINESKPSLIRIEADELTYPLHIMIRYEIEKGLFDGDIEVKDLPKIWNEKYKSYLGVVPKNDGEGVLQDVHWAGGSFGYFPSYALGYMYAAQLKQIMLKDIPNFDELLEQGKLLPIKEWLNEKIHYYGKTKKPLEILKDVTGEGLNAQYLIDYLYKKYSDVYQLEQ; encoded by the coding sequence TTGTCTACTAATCAAAAAGAGATAGAAATACAATTTTTAGATTATGTGAAGAAAATAGGTGCATATAATGAAGCGCTTGCTTTAATTTATTGGGATTTGCGTACAGGTGCCCCAAAAAAGGGAGTAGACCAGCGAACAGAAGTAATTGGGGTATTATCCTCTGAATTGTTTGCCTTATCAACTTCTACAGAACTGGAATCTTACCTTTCTATTCTCTCTGAAGAAAACATTCAAAAGGAATTATCGCCTATCACAAGGAAAACAGTAGAGGAAATGAAGAAGGACTTTGATCGCAATAAAAAAATTCCAGCCCAAGAACATAAAGAATATGTAATGCTACAGTCGAAAGCAGAAAGTGTGTGGGAAGAGGCGAAAGAGAAAGCTGATTTTGCCCTATTTCAGCCATATTTAGAAAAGTTAGTTGAAATGAATAAACGGTTCATTGAATATTGGGGATATAAAGATAATAAATATGATGTTTTATTAGATATGTATGAGCCAGGAATGACAGTTTCTATATTAGATGAAGTATTTTCAAATGTAAGAGAGAAAATAGTGCCATTAGTACATAAAATTGCAGAATCAACTAATAAGCCATCAACAGACTTCTTATATGAGCCATTTTCCAAAGAAAATCAAGAAGCATTCAGCCTCAAAGTATTGCAGCAGGTAGGATATGATTTTGATGCAGGGAGGCTAGATCAAACGGTTCACCCATTTGCTACAGGAATTAATCCAGGTGATGTTCGTATCACGACTAAATATGACGAATCAGACTTTAGAGTAGCTGTATTTGGAACAATTCATGAAGTTGGTCACGCATTATATGAACAAAATATTTCTAAGGAATTAGTTGGTACGCCATTATGTTCAGGAACATCTATGGGGATTCATGAATCTCAATCTCTCTTCTATGAAAATTTTGTCGGAAGAAATCTTTCTTTCTGGAGACATAATTATGAAACATTAAAATCATATACAAATGGACAATTTGATCAAGTTCCTGTGGAAGAATTCTATCGAGCTATCAATGAGTCAAAGCCTTCACTAATTAGGATTGAGGCAGATGAATTAACATATCCGTTACATATTATGATTCGTTATGAAATAGAAAAGGGATTATTTGATGGGGATATAGAAGTAAAGGATTTGCCGAAGATATGGAACGAGAAATATAAATCATATTTAGGTGTTGTTCCTAAAAATGATGGAGAAGGTGTGCTCCAGGATGTACATTGGGCTGGCGGAAGCTTTGGATATTTTCCTTCCTATGCACTAGGTTATATGTATGCAGCACAGCTAAAACAGATAATGCTAAAGGATATTCCTAACTTCGATGAATTATTAGAACAGGGAAAATTATTACCTATTAAAGAATGGCTTAATGAAAAAATTCATTATTATGGTAAAACGAAAAAACCACTTGAGATATTAAAAGATGTTACAGGTGAAGGATTAAATGCTCAATATTTAATTGACTATCTATATAAAAAATATAGTGATGTTTATCAGTTAGAGCAATAA
- a CDS encoding DUF1273 domain-containing protein, translated as MKIAVISGYKPYEIGIFKRDELAAEYIKLAIRKNLQAMLEEGLEWVLISGQLGTELWAAEVVYDLQMEEYPDLKLGVITPFLEQEQNWKEANQEWYEEIIMQADFVDSVSKKPYESPRQLRDKNIFLLKKSDVLLLFYDDENPGSPKYLYELAQMYQEQNTYEIRKIQFSDLQDIVEEARFNEEY; from the coding sequence ATGAAAATAGCCGTCATTTCTGGCTATAAGCCTTATGAAATTGGAATTTTTAAGCGAGATGAACTAGCTGCAGAATACATAAAATTAGCAATTAGAAAGAACTTACAGGCAATGCTAGAAGAAGGACTGGAGTGGGTGTTAATTAGTGGGCAGCTTGGTACTGAACTATGGGCAGCTGAAGTGGTATATGATTTGCAGATGGAAGAATACCCAGACCTAAAGCTGGGTGTTATTACTCCGTTTCTTGAACAGGAACAGAACTGGAAAGAGGCAAATCAAGAATGGTATGAAGAAATAATCATGCAGGCTGATTTTGTTGATTCTGTTTCAAAAAAGCCATATGAAAGTCCTCGACAACTAAGAGATAAAAATATATTTCTACTTAAAAAAAGTGATGTGTTACTACTTTTTTATGATGATGAGAACCCTGGTAGTCCCAAGTACTTGTATGAACTCGCACAAATGTATCAGGAACAAAATACTTATGAAATTCGTAAAATTCAATTTTCAGATTTACAAGATATTGTGGAAGAAGCAAGGTTTAATGAAGAGTATTAA
- a CDS encoding ATP-dependent DNA helicase, which produces MQNSMPFEVSKTESFYDKLGEWIGDVFYDILPEAGYELRDEQVYMAYQLEKAFKDKKTIFAEAGVGTGKTFVYLLYSICYARYVNKPAIIACSDETLIEQLVKKEGDIAKLEQALGLNIDVRLAKSRNQYLCLTKLDQKITFEDTYNSIYDSLPDFVHGTGSMQSFAPYGDRKDYPDLNDKDWEGVAWDSMQDCFTCDKRHRCGQTLHRDYYRNAKDLIICSHDFYMEHIWTKEARKREGQLPLLPDSACVVFDEGHLLEYAAQNALTYRLTEQNLENLLTRLMANDVREKTLNIIEETIYQNEQFFRELTDASYKTEGSDKQEIKKTDRVIQAGRKLAGYISELEEELVFESEMYVINEYDLKVVEEYLEQISHSLGLFLKEMNGITWFEENNGERTLVIMPRLVQDIMQEEVFSQQKPIIFSSATLSDNKSFEYMANSIGATNYLSFSVDSPFDYEENMTVHIKPFAKEADKEKQEYCYGELIKAEGRSLVLFNSKEDLASFQENLPNDFMLPIYFEGEREISTLVSKFQNEEKSILCAVNLWEGLDVPGRSLENVFIYSLPFPPNDPVYKSKRENVENPFLEVDLPYMILRLRQGIGRLIRTHEDKGSIHLCMNPDETELVKSSVLKALPVKPN; this is translated from the coding sequence ATGCAAAATAGCATGCCATTTGAAGTATCAAAAACAGAATCATTTTATGACAAGTTGGGAGAATGGATCGGGGATGTCTTTTATGACATTCTTCCAGAGGCAGGGTATGAATTACGCGATGAGCAAGTATATATGGCTTATCAATTAGAAAAAGCATTTAAAGACAAGAAAACGATTTTCGCAGAGGCAGGAGTAGGGACTGGAAAAACGTTTGTTTATTTACTATATAGTATTTGTTATGCCCGTTATGTAAACAAGCCTGCTATTATCGCTTGTTCAGACGAAACATTAATTGAACAACTTGTTAAAAAAGAAGGCGATATTGCAAAGCTCGAACAGGCACTTGGGTTAAATATTGATGTTCGGTTGGCGAAATCGCGAAATCAGTATTTATGTTTAACCAAATTAGATCAAAAAATTACATTTGAAGATACGTATAATTCCATTTACGATAGCCTTCCAGATTTCGTGCACGGCACTGGTTCGATGCAATCTTTTGCACCATATGGTGATAGAAAAGACTATCCAGATCTGAACGATAAAGATTGGGAAGGGGTAGCATGGGATTCTATGCAAGATTGTTTTACATGTGATAAGCGCCATCGTTGTGGGCAAACATTGCATAGAGACTATTATCGAAATGCCAAAGATCTAATTATTTGTTCTCATGATTTCTATATGGAACATATTTGGACAAAAGAAGCTAGAAAAAGAGAAGGGCAGCTGCCTTTATTACCAGATAGTGCATGTGTCGTTTTCGATGAAGGGCATTTATTAGAATATGCAGCACAAAATGCTCTAACATATCGTTTGACTGAGCAAAACTTGGAGAATCTATTAACTCGTTTAATGGCAAATGATGTGCGAGAAAAGACATTAAATATTATTGAAGAAACAATCTACCAAAATGAGCAGTTTTTTAGAGAATTAACAGATGCATCTTATAAAACAGAAGGCTCTGATAAACAAGAAATCAAAAAAACGGATCGAGTAATACAAGCAGGTAGAAAATTAGCAGGCTATATTTCAGAGCTAGAAGAAGAGCTTGTCTTCGAAAGCGAAATGTATGTCATCAATGAATACGACTTAAAAGTTGTGGAGGAATATTTAGAACAGATATCTCATTCATTAGGCTTATTTTTAAAAGAAATGAATGGAATAACATGGTTTGAGGAAAACAATGGCGAAAGAACGCTTGTCATTATGCCGAGACTTGTTCAAGATATTATGCAAGAGGAAGTATTTAGTCAACAAAAGCCGATTATCTTCTCCTCAGCGACACTGTCTGACAATAAATCCTTTGAATACATGGCAAATAGTATTGGTGCAACCAATTATTTATCATTTTCTGTGGATTCTCCTTTCGACTATGAAGAAAATATGACTGTTCATATCAAACCATTTGCGAAAGAAGCGGACAAAGAAAAACAAGAATATTGTTATGGAGAATTAATAAAAGCAGAAGGTCGTTCCCTTGTTCTTTTCAATAGCAAAGAGGATTTAGCTAGTTTTCAGGAGAATTTACCCAATGATTTCATGCTGCCAATTTATTTTGAAGGGGAAAGAGAAATCAGTACCCTTGTTTCTAAGTTTCAAAATGAGGAAAAATCAATTCTTTGTGCAGTGAATTTATGGGAGGGGCTAGATGTGCCAGGTAGATCATTAGAAAACGTCTTTATCTATTCCTTGCCATTCCCTCCAAACGATCCTGTGTATAAAAGTAAACGAGAAAATGTAGAAAATCCATTTTTAGAAGTGGATTTACCATATATGATTTTAAGGCTACGTCAAGGCATTGGTCGATTAATTCGTACACATGAAGACAAAGGATCTATTCATTTATGTATGAATCCGGACGAAACTGAACTTGTAAAGAGTTCTGTGCTAAAGGCATTGCCAGTAAAACCAAATTAA
- a CDS encoding chemotaxis protein CheX, with amino-acid sequence MTLTKSTTEILNATIEAVKGVIPCELQIEKPALTVSPFILQSLGVLIGLTGDFRGRIIIDGNNQVFGKIGESMFGMFLEGEMLESFSGELGNMIAGNLSTFVSQNGIEIDITPPTVLAGETKLSGFEKALSLPISLQNIGQLTIVLILEI; translated from the coding sequence GTGACATTAACAAAAAGTACAACTGAAATCTTAAATGCAACTATTGAGGCTGTAAAAGGTGTTATTCCCTGTGAACTACAAATTGAGAAGCCAGCTTTAACTGTTTCACCCTTTATTTTACAATCTTTAGGGGTATTAATAGGCTTAACTGGAGATTTCCGTGGCAGAATCATTATTGACGGAAATAACCAAGTTTTTGGTAAGATTGGCGAATCTATGTTTGGTATGTTTTTAGAAGGAGAAATGCTTGAATCATTCTCTGGGGAATTGGGTAATATGATTGCTGGAAATTTATCTACTTTTGTATCACAAAATGGAATTGAAATAGATATTACTCCACCTACTGTTTTAGCTGGAGAAACAAAGTTATCTGGTTTTGAAAAGGCTCTTAGCCTACCAATTTCACTTCAAAATATTGGTCAATTGACCATTGTATTAATCTTAGAGATTTAA
- a CDS encoding CotD family spore coat protein, whose translation MHCKPNNILPAVVHPTKCCVNSTYSNNIVPHIHPTHTTTVNHVNYEHQHYFPHTQSAETVVTNTQANMGPAPAPYPVAPVAPAYPTTGGIPFTATGQLFPGQPGTPGMPGAFPFRKK comes from the coding sequence ATGCATTGTAAACCTAATAACATTTTACCTGCAGTAGTTCATCCAACTAAATGTTGTGTGAATAGCACATATTCAAATAATATTGTGCCACATATTCATCCCACACATACAACTACTGTAAATCATGTGAACTATGAGCACCAACATTATTTCCCACACACTCAATCTGCTGAGACTGTGGTAACTAACACTCAAGCTAATATGGGTCCTGCTCCAGCTCCATATCCAGTAGCTCCTGTTGCACCTGCTTATCCAACAACTGGAGGAATTCCATTTACTGCTACTGGTCAATTGTTCCCAGGTCAACCTGGAACGCCTGGTATGCCTGGTGCATTTCCTTTTAGAAAAAAATAA
- a CDS encoding ribonuclease H-like domain-containing protein, with the protein MSIKNKLSRMKSHLKKEEQPLLVKNPVGNKSIIPFMEQWKQENVSPYWLDNEYCLIREVRYSLDYTHGNYTFREFCHVVDDWNNATYDHPLSAKGHQASDLFFFDTETTGLGGGAGNTIFILGYAQLIKNEIVLKQHVLPHPGAEIPLFNSFLENVDYSTLVTYNGKAFDWPQVKTRHTLIKEHVPKLPEFGHFDLYHAARRMWKHRLERTKLSIVEAEILGVKREDDVPGFLAPMIYFDFVERKNPEGMLGILKHNEIDILSLITLYTHLSYQLLRKDQQISAKETLEVGKWYTLIGQTDIAKQNLQSIDEQNKEELLEAAFLLAKQYKKEKKFEDAIILWRKIIETYTKKTNPVVVIQSLIELAKFAEHKEKNIQNALTYTEKAQFILREHQELLRIEPELQKRYERLEKKLHTIKRNQLFH; encoded by the coding sequence ATGTCTATTAAAAATAAATTAAGCAGGATGAAGTCTCATTTGAAAAAAGAAGAACAGCCCCTCCTTGTGAAAAATCCCGTGGGAAATAAGAGCATTATCCCATTCATGGAGCAGTGGAAGCAGGAGAATGTGTCTCCTTATTGGTTAGATAACGAGTATTGCTTAATTCGCGAAGTTCGATATTCACTTGATTATACGCATGGCAACTATACGTTCCGAGAGTTTTGCCACGTTGTCGATGATTGGAATAATGCAACCTATGACCATCCACTTTCAGCAAAAGGCCATCAAGCGAGTGATTTATTCTTTTTTGATACAGAAACGACAGGACTTGGAGGAGGAGCAGGGAACACTATCTTTATTCTTGGATATGCACAGCTTATAAAAAATGAGATTGTTTTAAAACAGCATGTTTTGCCACATCCTGGGGCAGAAATACCTTTATTTAATAGTTTCCTAGAGAACGTAGACTATTCGACTTTAGTAACCTATAACGGTAAGGCATTTGATTGGCCTCAGGTGAAAACAAGACATACGTTAATTAAAGAGCATGTACCAAAGCTTCCTGAATTTGGCCACTTTGATTTATACCACGCGGCAAGAAGGATGTGGAAGCATCGTTTAGAAAGAACGAAATTGTCGATAGTAGAAGCAGAGATTCTCGGAGTAAAGCGAGAAGATGATGTACCTGGGTTTCTTGCTCCCATGATTTATTTTGATTTTGTTGAACGAAAAAATCCAGAAGGTATGCTTGGCATTCTTAAGCATAATGAAATAGATATTCTTTCTCTAATCACTTTGTATACACATCTAAGTTACCAATTGTTAAGAAAGGATCAGCAAATTAGTGCGAAAGAAACGTTAGAAGTAGGAAAGTGGTACACGCTTATCGGACAGACAGATATTGCAAAGCAAAATTTACAGAGTATTGATGAACAGAATAAAGAAGAGTTGTTAGAGGCAGCCTTTTTATTGGCCAAACAGTATAAAAAAGAGAAGAAGTTTGAAGATGCCATTATTTTATGGCGGAAAATTATCGAAACTTATACAAAGAAGACAAACCCGGTAGTTGTTATACAATCGCTGATTGAACTTGCTAAGTTTGCGGAACATAAAGAGAAAAATATCCAAAATGCATTAACTTATACAGAAAAAGCGCAATTTATACTTCGAGAGCATCAAGAGCTACTTAGAATAGAACCAGAACTTCAAAAAAGGTACGAACGTCTAGAAAAAAAACTGCATACGATTAAAAGAAATCAATTATTCCATTAA
- the gpsB gene encoding cell division regulator GpsB: protein MLSDKMKLTAKDILEKEFKTSVRGYKPEEVDKFLDLIIKDYETLHQEIEELQQENLRLKKQAEEASRRQPAPTTAGTTNFDILKRLSNLEKHVFGSKLYD, encoded by the coding sequence ATGCTATCAGATAAAATGAAATTAACAGCAAAAGATATTTTAGAGAAAGAATTTAAAACAAGTGTTAGAGGTTATAAACCAGAAGAAGTAGATAAGTTTTTGGATTTAATTATTAAAGATTATGAAACCCTTCACCAAGAAATTGAAGAACTACAACAAGAGAATTTACGTTTGAAGAAGCAGGCAGAGGAAGCTAGCCGCAGACAACCTGCACCAACTACAGCTGGAACTACTAATTTTGATATCTTAAAAAGATTATCTAATTTGGAGAAGCATGTATTTGGAAGCAAGTTATACGATTGA
- a CDS encoding THUMP domain-containing class I SAM-dependent RNA methyltransferase: MREFDLIATAAMGLEAIVAKEVRGLGYECTVDNGKVLYKGDERAIARSNMWLRTADRVKIKVAEFKATTFDELFEKTKAIRWEEYLPVNAQFPVSGKSVKSKLFSVSDCQAIVKKAIVNRISTHYKKTGWLEENGALFKIEVAILKDIVTLTIDTSGQGLHKRGYRAGQGEAPLKETLAASLILLTNWTADRPFADPFCGSGTIPIEAALIGQNIAPGFNRDFISESWDWMPSEVWDEIRTEAEDNAKYDQPLEIFGSDIDHRMIKIAQDNAFEAGLGDLITFKQMQVKDFTTMKENGVIVGNPPYGERLGDKPSVQKMYQEMGQAFAPLETWSIYMLTSDEEFETHYGRKATKKRKLFNGFIRTDYYQYWGKRKRD, from the coding sequence ATGAGGGAATTTGACTTAATTGCTACTGCAGCTATGGGCCTTGAAGCAATAGTTGCAAAAGAAGTAAGAGGGCTAGGATACGAGTGTACAGTAGATAATGGGAAAGTTTTATACAAAGGTGATGAAAGAGCTATTGCAAGAAGCAATATGTGGTTACGTACAGCTGATCGCGTAAAAATCAAAGTAGCAGAATTTAAAGCTACTACATTCGATGAGCTTTTTGAAAAGACGAAAGCGATTCGTTGGGAAGAATATCTTCCTGTGAACGCACAATTTCCTGTTTCGGGTAAATCGGTCAAATCAAAGCTGTTCAGCGTATCCGATTGTCAAGCGATTGTAAAAAAGGCAATTGTTAATCGAATAAGCACGCATTATAAGAAAACAGGTTGGCTAGAGGAAAATGGTGCATTATTTAAGATAGAAGTTGCTATTTTAAAGGATATAGTTACATTAACGATTGATACTTCAGGTCAAGGGCTTCATAAAAGAGGCTATCGTGCTGGACAAGGGGAAGCTCCTTTAAAAGAAACACTCGCTGCCTCCTTAATTTTGCTAACAAATTGGACAGCGGATCGACCTTTTGCAGATCCTTTTTGCGGATCTGGGACAATTCCTATAGAGGCTGCATTAATCGGGCAAAATATTGCGCCTGGCTTTAATCGTGATTTTATTTCTGAAAGTTGGGACTGGATGCCAAGTGAAGTATGGGATGAAATTCGTACAGAGGCAGAGGATAACGCGAAATATGATCAGCCTCTTGAAATCTTCGGATCAGATATCGATCATCGTATGATTAAAATTGCTCAAGATAATGCCTTTGAGGCAGGACTTGGAGATCTTATTACTTTTAAGCAGATGCAAGTAAAAGATTTTACCACTATGAAAGAAAATGGTGTTATTGTTGGGAATCCGCCATACGGAGAGCGATTAGGAGATAAACCATCTGTTCAAAAAATGTATCAGGAAATGGGACAGGCTTTTGCTCCACTTGAAACATGGTCTATTTACATGCTTACAAGTGACGAGGAATTTGAAACACACTACGGCAGAAAAGCAACAAAAAAACGTAAACTATTCAATGGTTTCATCAGAACAGATTATTACCAGTACTGGGGCAAACGAAAAAGAGACTAA